The Gloeocapsa sp. PCC 73106 genomic sequence CCCGGTACCTACGATTTAATCAAAGATTCCCAAGAATTCTGGAAATTTGTCATTGCTTGGCATTTAAGATTATATATTCTCAAAACTCCCGCAGCTTGGACTACTCGCTTACCTGGAGGGAAACCCTTTTTACGCATTGCAGGTTCTAAATTGGGAGAAAGAGTTAATGGTCCTTGTTTTGACCACATTCTCGATTTTCACAGCGTGGATATCGGTGATAACGTTATCTTGGGCTATAACAGCGTTTTAAGCGGTCATATGGGCAAAAAAAATAACGGCTTTATCGTGGGAGAGATCAAAATTGAAGATAATGCCCTAATCGGAGTCAATGCCTTCGTTTGGCCTGATGTTACGATTGGTAAAAGAGCAGTAGTTATGCCCGGTGCAGTCGTCTATCCCGGTACTAGAATAAAAGAAGATGAGGTCTGGGGAGGTAACCCTGCCGTTAAAATAGAGAAAAAAGTTAAAAGCGATTAAATGAGTTAATAAATCACCTCTAAGTGTAAAAT encodes the following:
- a CDS encoding DapH/DapD/GlmU-related protein, producing MFILILLGFLVEIIITAISLVLPVMLFRAAWNTGQSWLIAGSLGVGLYLFAVTSCLVCVTVYRFLPKTQPGTYDLIKDSQEFWKFVIAWHLRLYILKTPAAWTTRLPGGKPFLRIAGSKLGERVNGPCFDHILDFHSVDIGDNVILGYNSVLSGHMGKKNNGFIVGEIKIEDNALIGVNAFVWPDVTIGKRAVVMPGAVVYPGTRIKEDEVWGGNPAVKIEKKVKSD